Proteins encoded in a region of the Acidobacteriota bacterium genome:
- a CDS encoding DUF1501 domain-containing protein, translating to MKVTRRQFVKGGVTAFTVSFAAPAFLSDIARAQGASRRNLVVLYLSGGNDALSTLIPYGDSFYYSRRPAIAVPAANVLQVGTDSSGKALGLHPRLTGLSQIFNQGKLALIQRTGYTNSSRSHFLGTDIWSTANPANSSGTGWLGRYLDALPDPVDPLVAWSTVRELPHSLESREVSVAAIPSVAGYSFLSPNTGAEAGYSRATMTTMASHVPVDRPHVAFVNATSQAAMATLDRVATVGTYTGTVAYANNGLAQALKAVAGSIAKGIGTKVFWVQLGGFDTHATQNTNAANAGYANLMGSVGDGLLAFYNDMRNQGLLNDTLVLQFSEFGRRISENGSQGTDHGAAGLMMAMGGGVQGGLYGTAASLNPNNVDGTLENSGADVKYETDFRSVYARVLDNWLGTDSVPILGADYRKSSLTFI from the coding sequence ATGAAGGTCACTCGACGACAATTCGTCAAAGGCGGCGTGACGGCATTCACCGTCAGTTTTGCCGCACCCGCGTTTCTCTCAGACATCGCGAGGGCGCAGGGCGCGTCACGCCGGAACCTGGTGGTGTTGTATCTGAGCGGCGGCAACGACGCGCTCAGCACCCTGATTCCCTACGGCGACAGTTTTTACTACAGCCGGCGCCCCGCCATCGCCGTGCCCGCGGCCAACGTCCTGCAGGTTGGCACTGACTCATCCGGCAAGGCGCTCGGCCTGCATCCGCGTCTGACGGGCTTGAGCCAGATCTTCAATCAGGGAAAGCTCGCGCTCATCCAGCGCACGGGCTACACCAATTCCAGCCGGTCGCATTTTCTGGGCACCGACATCTGGTCCACCGCCAATCCCGCCAATTCAAGCGGCACGGGCTGGCTGGGTCGCTACCTCGACGCGTTGCCTGACCCCGTGGACCCACTCGTGGCCTGGAGCACCGTGCGCGAACTGCCACACTCGCTCGAATCGCGCGAGGTCAGCGTCGCCGCCATCCCGTCGGTGGCCGGTTATTCCTTCCTGAGTCCCAACACCGGCGCCGAAGCCGGGTATTCGCGCGCGACGATGACGACGATGGCGTCGCATGTGCCGGTGGACCGTCCGCATGTGGCGTTTGTCAACGCCACGTCGCAGGCGGCGATGGCCACGCTCGACCGCGTCGCCACGGTCGGCACTTATACCGGCACGGTGGCCTACGCCAACAACGGTCTGGCGCAAGCGCTCAAGGCCGTGGCGGGCTCCATCGCAAAAGGCATCGGCACAAAGGTTTTCTGGGTGCAGTTGGGTGGGTTCGATACACACGCGACGCAGAACACCAATGCGGCCAATGCCGGCTACGCGAACCTCATGGGATCCGTGGGCGACGGGCTGCTCGCGTTTTACAACGACATGCGCAACCAGGGCCTGCTCAACGACACGCTCGTGCTCCAGTTTTCGGAGTTCGGCCGCCGCATCAGCGAAAACGGCAGCCAGGGCACGGACCACGGCGCTGCGGGACTGATGATGGCGATGGGGGGCGGCGTGCAAGGCGGCCTCTATGGCACTGCGGCATCGCTCAACCCGAACAACGTGGATGGCACGCTCGAAAACAGCGGCGCCGACGTGAAGTACGAAACCGACTTCCGTTCGGTCTACGCGCGCGTGCTCGACAACTGGCTCGGCACAGACTCGGTCCCCATCCTCGGCGCGGACTACCGCAAGAGCAGCCTCACGTTCATCTGA
- a CDS encoding DUF1800 domain-containing protein codes for MNTIGRLSDRPQLDHLLLRVGFGATPAERAFYEEMSYGEAVAALVDFNPADPANDVDAKIGTPGYLGITARNGFMPNTVINDARQRWVFRMVHSPAPLQERMALLWHHHFATAYSKLAGTVGATEATRLMAAKPSEDTAQVRGQIELFRQRGLGKFSELLVEVAKDPAMIYWLDGNTNLKAKPQENFGRELMELFTFGVSNYTEADVYAAARVFTGWNIAQRGTRNTPTAYYAFNYNAAQHDVTAKTFSFPIYANGSKTIPARAAASGMQDGLDLIAALAVHPETAKRLAGRLWNWFVSDIEAPDPAFVSAIAAVYLSSGTDMREVIREIVRSTQFRDPRHRYQRHSWPVEYVVRALKEMGHLGFSANDTLTPMLNMGQQLFEPPDVNGWAIGPAWFSTGGMLARMNFASVLATNQRFELRNTSRPYNQTPETLIDYAVSRLSLPEVPPEVYNPLVDYVRAGGTWTGSETQLLNKAGGVFHLLTGSGEYQFV; via the coding sequence ATGAACACCATCGGACGACTCAGCGACCGGCCCCAACTGGACCACCTGCTGCTGCGGGTCGGTTTCGGTGCCACGCCGGCCGAGCGCGCCTTCTACGAAGAGATGTCGTACGGGGAGGCCGTTGCCGCCCTGGTGGATTTCAACCCCGCCGACCCCGCGAACGACGTAGACGCCAAGATTGGGACGCCAGGGTATCTGGGCATCACCGCGCGCAACGGATTCATGCCGAACACGGTGATCAACGATGCGCGCCAGCGTTGGGTATTCCGGATGGTGCATTCCCCGGCGCCGCTCCAGGAGCGGATGGCGCTGCTCTGGCATCATCACTTCGCCACGGCGTACAGCAAGCTGGCCGGCACGGTGGGCGCCACTGAGGCCACGCGCCTGATGGCGGCCAAGCCGTCGGAAGACACGGCGCAGGTGCGCGGGCAAATCGAACTGTTTCGCCAGCGCGGACTTGGCAAGTTCAGCGAGCTGCTGGTGGAAGTGGCCAAAGACCCGGCCATGATCTACTGGCTCGACGGCAACACCAACCTCAAGGCCAAACCGCAGGAAAATTTCGGCCGCGAACTCATGGAGTTGTTCACGTTTGGCGTGAGCAACTACACGGAAGCCGACGTGTATGCGGCCGCTCGGGTGTTCACCGGGTGGAACATCGCGCAACGCGGCACGCGCAATACGCCGACGGCGTACTACGCCTTCAACTACAACGCGGCGCAGCACGACGTGACGGCGAAAACGTTCTCATTCCCGATCTATGCGAATGGGTCGAAGACCATCCCGGCGCGGGCTGCGGCGTCGGGGATGCAGGATGGTCTTGACCTGATCGCCGCGCTTGCTGTGCATCCCGAGACCGCGAAGCGGCTGGCGGGCCGGCTGTGGAACTGGTTTGTCAGCGATATTGAAGCGCCGGACCCGGCATTTGTGAGCGCGATCGCCGCGGTATATCTCTCGTCGGGCACCGACATGCGCGAGGTCATCCGTGAGATTGTGCGCTCTACACAGTTCCGCGACCCGCGCCATCGCTACCAGCGCCATTCGTGGCCTGTCGAGTACGTGGTTCGTGCGTTGAAGGAAATGGGCCACCTCGGGTTTTCAGCCAACGACACGCTCACGCCGATGCTCAACATGGGACAACAGCTGTTCGAGCCGCCCGACGTGAATGGGTGGGCGATTGGCCCCGCATGGTTTTCCACCGGCGGTATGCTCGCGCGGATGAATTTTGCTTCTGTGTTGGCCACCAACCAGCGGTTCGAACTGCGCAATACGTCGCGGCCCTACAATCAGACTCCTGAAACGCTGATCGACTACGCCGTCAGCCGCCTCAGCCTGCCGGAAGTACCGCCTGAGGTCTATAACCCGCTCGTGGACTATGTGCGTGCCGGTGGCACATGGACGGGGTCTGAGACCCAGTTGCTCAACAAGGCCGGCGGCGTGTTTCACCTGCTCACTGGATCGGGCGAGTACCAGTTCGTCTAA
- a CDS encoding FAD-binding oxidoreductase: MPGYGLSYWATQAAPAKSRTAQGKPAKGRLTADVVVIGGGFTGCAAAYTLAQAGLDVVLLEADHLASGATQGSIGAVLPVPDGSLIEVEKTAGKRAAHIAFAELQRSVRDLSATMKRLKIRCDLSPMPLLVNAPFTNDGAVLKKEVSARKAAKLDATWLTQAASIEALATETQGAMRLHDAAVLHPIRAALGLAEAARAKGARIFEQTRVKKTTFTRKDATVAFNGGTIVTRGVVVATGTPGPVFHQLDRHVRTTRGYVVVTEPLTPAMRKLVGSRAALYTEGTESPRFLRWLDGNRALFAGLTGPEVASGPLRDAAVRQRANQLMYELSLRYPDISGLPPAYGWDLPIVGTADGLPWIGPHRNYPFHFFSIAFGWHGEAFAWLAARAAARFFTGQATKDDQMLGFMRAL, encoded by the coding sequence ATGCCAGGCTACGGACTCTCATATTGGGCCACTCAGGCGGCGCCGGCCAAGTCACGAACCGCGCAGGGCAAGCCGGCAAAGGGTCGTCTCACCGCCGACGTGGTCGTGATTGGCGGCGGCTTCACCGGGTGTGCGGCCGCTTATACACTGGCCCAGGCCGGGCTCGACGTGGTGTTGCTCGAGGCGGATCATCTGGCTTCGGGCGCCACGCAGGGGTCGATTGGGGCGGTGCTGCCCGTGCCAGATGGATCGCTGATCGAAGTGGAAAAGACGGCCGGCAAACGCGCGGCCCACATTGCCTTCGCCGAACTTCAACGCAGCGTGCGCGATCTGTCGGCCACCATGAAGCGGTTGAAGATCCGCTGCGACCTCAGCCCGATGCCGCTCCTGGTCAATGCGCCGTTCACCAACGACGGGGCCGTCCTGAAGAAAGAAGTATCGGCACGCAAGGCCGCAAAGCTCGACGCCACCTGGTTGACGCAGGCCGCCTCGATCGAGGCCCTCGCCACCGAAACACAGGGAGCGATGCGCCTGCACGATGCCGCAGTCCTGCACCCGATTCGCGCTGCCCTCGGACTGGCCGAAGCCGCCCGAGCGAAGGGTGCTCGAATCTTCGAACAGACCCGCGTGAAAAAGACCACGTTCACCCGCAAGGACGCCACCGTCGCCTTCAACGGCGGCACCATCGTCACCCGTGGAGTGGTGGTGGCGACAGGGACGCCGGGTCCGGTGTTCCACCAACTCGACCGGCACGTCCGGACGACGCGCGGATATGTGGTGGTCACTGAGCCGCTGACGCCGGCCATGCGCAAGCTGGTGGGCTCGCGGGCGGCCCTCTATACGGAAGGCACGGAATCTCCCCGGTTCCTGCGGTGGCTCGACGGAAATCGGGCGCTGTTTGCGGGTTTGACCGGGCCGGAGGTAGCGTCGGGGCCCTTGCGTGACGCGGCGGTGCGGCAACGCGCGAACCAGCTGATGTACGAACTGTCGCTGCGGTATCCCGATATCTCGGGCCTGCCGCCGGCGTACGGCTGGGATTTGCCTATTGTCGGCACGGCTGACGGGTTGCCCTGGATTGGCCCCCACCGGAACTATCCGTTTCACTTCTTTTCCATCGCCTTCGGGTGGCATGGCGAGGCATTTGCATGGCTTGCCGCCAGGGCTGCGGCGCGCTTTTTCACCGGCCAGGCCACCAAAGACGACCAGATGCTGGGATTCATGCGGGCCCTGTAA
- a CDS encoding amino acid permease, with protein sequence MKRDSLGFWMVAALVMGNMVGSGVFLLPSSLAAFGGLSLVGWMASAAGATCLALVFARLARIRPAAGGPYAYTRMAFGDLPGFMVAWGYWISVWSSTAALAVAGVGYLDPFFPTIVRTPVLAAILAIAMVWTFTLINIAGVRRAGQVQVVTTVLKLMPLVLVGIGGLFYFSPAHFPVTATSFGDAAGQVTQVATLTLWAFLGLEAATIPAGHVANPETTIPRATIAGTLIAAAIYIVSTIGVMSLVPAATLATTTAPFADGARALFGNTAASLVAIGAAISCFGALNGWTLVVGQLPLAVAKDGLFPKIFARVSPQGTPVAGMLVAGVLASVLIAANHTRGLVELFTFIILLSTLSTLVPYVFSALATFRIKDPSVPPGAGQLPARMKAVAGLAFAYGLWAIGGAGAETVYWGFLLLLAGLPVFVWVTRDRV encoded by the coding sequence ATGAAACGCGACTCGTTGGGTTTCTGGATGGTGGCCGCGCTCGTGATGGGCAACATGGTGGGATCCGGCGTGTTCCTGTTGCCGTCATCGCTCGCGGCATTTGGGGGCCTGAGCCTGGTGGGGTGGATGGCATCAGCCGCGGGGGCCACGTGCCTGGCCCTGGTGTTCGCGCGCCTCGCCCGCATCCGGCCCGCTGCCGGGGGACCGTACGCGTATACGAGAATGGCCTTCGGAGACCTTCCGGGGTTCATGGTGGCCTGGGGCTATTGGATTTCTGTCTGGAGCTCCACGGCGGCACTTGCCGTGGCGGGCGTCGGATACCTCGATCCGTTTTTCCCCACCATCGTCCGAACCCCCGTCCTGGCCGCCATCCTGGCCATTGCCATGGTGTGGACATTCACCCTGATCAACATCGCGGGAGTGCGGCGGGCCGGTCAAGTGCAGGTGGTAACCACGGTGCTGAAGTTGATGCCACTTGTGCTCGTGGGGATCGGGGGTCTCTTCTATTTTTCGCCTGCACACTTCCCCGTCACGGCCACCTCGTTTGGCGATGCGGCTGGGCAGGTGACGCAGGTGGCCACGCTTACGCTGTGGGCATTTCTGGGTCTTGAGGCCGCGACGATTCCGGCGGGACACGTCGCAAATCCCGAAACAACCATTCCGCGCGCAACCATTGCCGGTACGCTGATCGCCGCCGCTATCTACATCGTGAGTACGATCGGCGTGATGTCACTGGTGCCGGCTGCAACACTTGCGACGACGACCGCGCCGTTTGCGGATGGGGCGCGCGCGCTGTTTGGCAACACGGCGGCGAGCCTGGTGGCGATTGGCGCCGCCATCTCCTGTTTTGGCGCGCTCAACGGATGGACGCTGGTCGTCGGACAGTTGCCCCTGGCGGTGGCCAAAGACGGGTTGTTTCCGAAAATCTTCGCCCGTGTATCTCCGCAAGGCACACCAGTGGCGGGAATGCTGGTGGCCGGCGTGCTGGCCTCGGTGCTCATTGCGGCGAACCACACCAGGGGCCTGGTCGAACTCTTCACGTTCATCATCCTGCTCTCGACGCTGTCAACCCTTGTGCCCTATGTGTTCTCGGCGCTCGCGACATTTCGCATCAAGGATCCGTCGGTGCCACCAGGCGCCGGCCAACTGCCCGCCAGGATGAAGGCCGTCGCAGGCCTCGCATTCGCGTATGGGTTGTGGGCAATCGGCGGCGCTGGTGCGGAAACGGTGTACTGGGGCTTCTTGCTGTTGCTGGCGGGCCTGCCTGTTTTTGTCTGGGTGACTCGCGACCGTGTCTGA
- a CDS encoding CPBP family intramembrane metalloprotease, translated as MSPLLSFFALTFVASWTTWVAAGTLLDRSPSGSPVVVSGVFLLGIFSPSFVALWLTFRAEGRAGVSAMLSRLFQWRSGVRWYVFALGFTASIKLTAAVVYRVAIGSWPRFGEDAWYLLLAGTIFSAISLGQAGEEIGWRGYALPRMAERLGLPRASLLLGAIWAVWHLPLFFIAATTTTGQSFPLYFLQVTALSVTMAWLYARTGPSLWPVMLFHAAVNNTKDIVPSAVDGATNPWALSTSPVAWITVGLLWVVAAVLLIKMRTMRVARAVPSYVARAVPQARDSPRP; from the coding sequence TTGAGTCCGCTGCTCTCGTTCTTCGCCCTGACATTCGTCGCCAGCTGGACGACCTGGGTCGCGGCCGGAACGCTGCTGGACCGTAGCCCGTCGGGCTCACCGGTTGTTGTCAGCGGGGTGTTCCTGCTCGGCATATTCTCACCGTCGTTCGTGGCGCTGTGGCTGACGTTTCGCGCTGAGGGAAGAGCGGGAGTGTCGGCCATGCTCTCGCGCCTCTTTCAATGGCGCTCCGGCGTCCGCTGGTATGTGTTTGCTCTGGGCTTTACGGCGAGCATCAAGTTGACGGCCGCAGTGGTTTATCGCGTCGCCATCGGATCCTGGCCGCGCTTCGGCGAGGATGCCTGGTATCTCCTGCTCGCGGGGACCATCTTCTCGGCGATCTCCCTGGGTCAGGCCGGAGAAGAGATTGGATGGCGCGGGTACGCCCTCCCGCGCATGGCCGAACGTCTCGGACTTCCACGCGCGAGCCTTCTGCTAGGCGCAATCTGGGCCGTGTGGCACCTGCCGTTGTTCTTCATCGCCGCCACGACCACCACGGGCCAGTCATTCCCTCTCTATTTCCTGCAGGTCACGGCGTTGTCAGTGACGATGGCGTGGTTGTATGCGCGCACGGGCCCGAGCCTCTGGCCGGTGATGCTCTTCCATGCGGCCGTGAACAACACCAAAGACATCGTGCCGTCTGCCGTGGATGGGGCCACCAACCCCTGGGCTCTCAGCACGTCGCCGGTCGCCTGGATCACGGTGGGACTCTTGTGGGTCGTGGCTGCCGTTTTGCTCATCAAGATGCGCACGATGCGCGTAGCTCGGGCTGTTCCGTCGTACGTAGCTCGGGCTGTTCCTCAAGCCCGAGACAGTCCTCGGCCTTGA
- a CDS encoding protein kinase gives MSLPAGTRLGPYEIVAPIGAGGMGEVYRARDTRLQRQVAIKVVPPAIAADSVALARFEREAQAVAALSHPNILSLHDIGRESSTGGDVTFAVMELLEGRTLREVLVEGSIPIRKAVEYGRQIADGLAAAHDRGIVHRDLKPENIFVTADGRVKLLDFGLALVQTPAPSSADTVLARVDTTPGTILGTIGYMAPEQVRGQSVDSRADIFSFGAVLYEMIGGKRAFGGATPADTMSAILNKDPEEFVPSTGGSQPGLDRIVRRALEKEPAQRFQSARDLGFALEAVTSGSSSGSGASHTVPPPLARRRGGLVPITVALVAGGVLGAVAWGTFAPANDVVSADVSRFTLPATEFQVGLEWVAVSPDGRTLAWGGNVSSSASQSLGLWIRRLENTSAEIVKNVDDVRRAVFMPDNKTLLALGQGQLFTVDIDTGRRVVLWTAAEPERSVLRSVAVAPDGRIAVGVDNGIAILENGAMRMVVKPQPDRRVGYASWMPDGQHLLFGARLPDNSSTAFVASVEGGEPRPMSLPQDITAPMATPDGTVLYGQNGILWGQRINPDTLVPDGPPARLANDLSMDISSGFMGVSVSRTGVLALRSPAALQVQFEWVDRSGRLVQKAGTPENFANFDVAADGRIAATRREPFMNGNSLWLIDPVRDLTAQLARFEGSSYSDPAFSFDGARLAVRKGAQVVVRTMQGATETVLRNWTGYPDSWTRDGRFLAVGRPVAADFELWVLSLDDPAKDVALVKGVSLADEARFSPDGKWVAYHAAQKATPDVFVTPFPPTDERLQISTAGGVQPRWSPDGRELYFLDLSGQMMSAAIPAGDPRQAKAAQPVFRTDLSASSAMDQFAVSADGGRFLLRRSMNASSNEAPVQVVLNWQALLPTKDK, from the coding sequence ATGTCCTTGCCCGCCGGCACACGCCTTGGCCCGTACGAAATCGTCGCCCCGATCGGGGCCGGTGGCATGGGTGAGGTCTATCGGGCGCGTGACACCCGGCTGCAGCGCCAAGTCGCCATCAAGGTCGTCCCCCCTGCCATCGCAGCCGATTCTGTGGCGCTCGCGCGCTTTGAGCGCGAAGCCCAGGCTGTGGCGGCGTTGTCACACCCGAACATCCTCTCTCTGCACGACATCGGCCGCGAGTCGAGTACCGGCGGCGACGTCACGTTCGCCGTCATGGAGTTGCTCGAAGGCAGGACCCTTCGGGAAGTGCTGGTTGAAGGCTCGATCCCTATCCGGAAGGCCGTGGAATACGGCCGGCAGATCGCCGATGGTCTGGCCGCCGCGCATGACCGCGGCATTGTTCACCGCGACCTGAAGCCTGAAAACATCTTTGTAACGGCTGACGGGCGCGTGAAGTTGCTCGACTTCGGCCTTGCGCTGGTTCAGACACCTGCACCGTCATCGGCCGACACCGTGCTGGCGCGGGTGGACACGACGCCGGGCACGATTCTCGGGACGATTGGATACATGGCGCCGGAACAGGTTCGCGGCCAGTCCGTAGACTCGCGCGCCGACATCTTCTCGTTCGGCGCGGTGCTCTACGAGATGATTGGCGGCAAACGCGCGTTCGGCGGCGCAACGCCCGCCGACACGATGAGCGCGATCCTCAACAAAGATCCCGAGGAGTTCGTTCCCTCGACCGGCGGGTCGCAACCGGGGCTCGACCGCATCGTGCGCCGCGCGCTTGAAAAGGAACCGGCCCAGCGCTTTCAATCTGCGCGCGATCTCGGTTTCGCGCTCGAGGCCGTCACCAGTGGAAGCAGTTCAGGCTCTGGAGCGTCGCACACCGTACCGCCGCCTCTGGCCAGGCGACGCGGAGGCCTGGTGCCGATCACCGTCGCACTGGTCGCCGGCGGAGTCCTTGGTGCTGTCGCCTGGGGCACGTTCGCTCCAGCGAACGACGTTGTCAGTGCCGACGTGTCCAGGTTCACGCTGCCGGCCACCGAGTTTCAGGTCGGCCTCGAATGGGTGGCCGTATCGCCAGACGGCCGGACGCTGGCGTGGGGCGGCAACGTCAGTTCCTCGGCATCGCAGAGCCTGGGACTGTGGATTCGGCGCCTGGAAAATACCTCCGCTGAAATCGTGAAGAACGTGGACGATGTGAGGCGCGCCGTCTTCATGCCCGACAACAAGACCCTGCTGGCGCTTGGACAAGGCCAGCTCTTCACGGTCGATATCGACACCGGGCGCAGAGTGGTGCTTTGGACCGCAGCCGAGCCTGAACGATCCGTCCTCCGATCCGTGGCGGTCGCGCCCGATGGCCGCATCGCCGTCGGGGTGGACAACGGGATCGCGATCCTCGAAAACGGTGCGATGCGCATGGTGGTGAAGCCACAGCCGGACCGGCGCGTCGGGTATGCGAGTTGGATGCCCGACGGCCAGCATCTGCTGTTCGGGGCAAGACTGCCGGACAACTCGTCGACGGCGTTCGTCGCGTCAGTGGAGGGCGGCGAACCGCGCCCGATGTCGCTCCCGCAGGACATCACGGCCCCAATGGCCACGCCGGACGGCACGGTCCTGTACGGACAGAATGGCATCCTGTGGGGGCAGCGGATCAACCCCGACACGCTGGTCCCGGATGGACCTCCGGCTCGTCTCGCCAATGACCTCAGCATGGACATCAGCTCAGGATTCATGGGCGTCAGCGTGTCCCGTACCGGCGTGCTTGCGTTGCGGTCGCCTGCAGCTTTGCAGGTGCAGTTCGAATGGGTCGATCGATCCGGGCGATTGGTGCAGAAGGCGGGAACACCGGAGAACTTCGCGAACTTCGACGTCGCAGCGGATGGCCGCATCGCCGCCACGCGGCGTGAGCCGTTCATGAACGGCAACTCCCTGTGGCTCATCGATCCCGTCCGCGACCTCACGGCCCAGCTCGCCCGGTTTGAGGGTTCGTCGTACAGCGACCCCGCATTTTCGTTCGATGGCGCGCGACTCGCCGTGCGCAAAGGCGCCCAGGTGGTCGTGCGCACCATGCAAGGTGCGACGGAAACCGTGCTTCGGAACTGGACCGGATATCCCGACTCGTGGACTCGTGATGGCCGCTTCCTGGCGGTGGGCCGGCCTGTGGCCGCCGATTTCGAATTGTGGGTGCTGTCGCTTGACGACCCCGCGAAGGACGTGGCGCTGGTCAAGGGCGTCTCGCTGGCCGACGAGGCACGGTTCTCTCCCGACGGAAAGTGGGTGGCCTATCACGCCGCGCAAAAAGCGACGCCCGATGTCTTCGTCACGCCGTTTCCGCCGACGGACGAGCGGCTGCAGATCTCCACCGCAGGCGGCGTGCAGCCTCGCTGGAGTCCCGACGGACGCGAGCTGTATTTCCTCGATCTGTCCGGCCAGATGATGTCGGCCGCAATACCGGCGGGCGATCCCCGCCAGGCGAAAGCCGCACAGCCCGTGTTCCGCACCGATCTTTCCGCCTCATCGGCGATGGACCAGTTCGCCGTCTCGGCCGACGGCGGGCGATTCTTGTTGCGTCGGTCGATGAACGCCTCCTCCAACGAGGCGCCCGTGCAAGTGGTGCTCAACTGGCAGGCGCTGCTGCCCACGAAGGACAAATAG